The following coding sequences lie in one Alphaproteobacteria bacterium genomic window:
- a CDS encoding LysR family transcriptional regulator, whose translation MEWDRLKTFYYVAKAGSFTKASEFLNISQSAISRSVATLEDRLGARLFERFARGVVLTQQGEIMFESVQKMFEEATRAEMLVKEESEEPQGPLWIATTMTNASVWLMNYIPSFLKKYPKIRLTIIGSDEALDLRTREADVAIRPFIQDQAHLIQKYIYTFHLVLYASKEYLEEFGTPKKAADLDKHRLIVFGNVSAHPYSDINWPLRVGAESGRVREPFMCINTTAGIFQAAEAGLGITSIPEEYPGIEGSNLVRVLPKLDPVELPLYYVYPERLKNSKRVIALGEHLEEVLTLKKEK comes from the coding sequence ATGGAATGGGATAGACTTAAAACTTTTTACTATGTTGCGAAAGCAGGCAGCTTTACCAAGGCATCTGAGTTTCTGAATATAAGTCAGTCGGCTATCAGTCGGAGTGTGGCAACGCTAGAGGATCGGTTGGGTGCCCGACTTTTCGAACGATTTGCCCGTGGCGTCGTATTGACGCAACAGGGTGAGATCATGTTCGAATCTGTTCAAAAAATGTTCGAAGAAGCCACGCGTGCTGAAATGTTGGTCAAAGAAGAATCTGAAGAACCCCAGGGCCCTCTTTGGATTGCGACAACCATGACCAATGCGTCTGTTTGGCTTATGAATTACATACCGTCCTTTCTTAAAAAATATCCGAAGATTCGTTTGACGATCATTGGGAGTGATGAGGCCTTGGATCTTCGTACGCGAGAGGCAGACGTCGCTATTCGTCCGTTTATTCAAGACCAAGCTCACTTGATACAGAAATATATTTATACATTCCATTTAGTGCTCTATGCGAGTAAAGAGTATCTGGAAGAATTCGGGACTCCTAAAAAAGCGGCAGACCTAGACAAGCATCGTCTCATCGTCTTTGGAAATGTTTCTGCGCACCCATACAGTGACATCAACTGGCCTTTGCGGGTTGGTGCAGAGTCCGGTCGTGTACGGGAACCGTTTATGTGTATCAACACAACGGCGGGTATATTCCAAGCTGCTGAAGCAGGCCTGGGCATTACCTCTATTCCAGAAGAGTATCCAGGAATTGAGGGATCTAATCTTGTAAGGGTGCTTCCCAAACTCGATCCTGTCGAACTGCCTCTCTATTATGTCTATCCAGAGAGGCTGAAGAACTCAA
- the alr gene encoding alanine racemase: MTFLATEDITTLSAETVPDHITSVLEINTKEIIKNYYFLNEMLSTGKCGAVVKADAYGLGAEKVGAALERVGCQEFFVAHVEEGIALRKALPQGNIYVFTGLLPGTADCFIEHNLIPVLNNIEQIKTWYELCRKEENAKDAAIHFDTGMLRNGLDKKDQKLLLNNLQWLAAMNIHFYMTHLACSTVKDHPLNDVQLGRLKGIVSQLPTAPISLADSGGIFIGPEYHFDLVRPGFALFGMNPTHHGMDKNPMTPCVRFRGRIIQVKEGEVGDSVGYGATHVLDRPSRLAVVGAGYSNGYLRSLSNQGVCFLENWKVPVLGRVSMDYIVVDVTDVPESVVAEGRWIDLVNAGMSLDHLGALAQTISREMLTGIGKGTHRVYV, from the coding sequence ATGACTTTTTTAGCAACAGAAGATATTACAACTTTGTCTGCGGAGACTGTTCCAGACCATATTACGTCCGTTTTGGAAATAAATACCAAAGAGATCATTAAAAACTATTATTTTTTAAACGAAATGCTTTCCACTGGGAAATGTGGAGCTGTTGTGAAAGCCGATGCGTATGGTTTAGGGGCAGAGAAGGTGGGAGCTGCTTTAGAACGGGTTGGATGTCAGGAGTTCTTTGTGGCTCATGTTGAGGAGGGTATTGCTTTGAGAAAGGCACTGCCCCAAGGCAATATATATGTTTTTACGGGACTTTTGCCGGGAACAGCTGACTGCTTTATTGAGCACAATCTTATTCCTGTTTTAAACAACATTGAGCAAATAAAGACATGGTATGAACTGTGCCGTAAAGAGGAAAACGCTAAAGATGCAGCTATTCACTTTGATACTGGAATGTTGCGAAATGGTTTAGACAAAAAGGATCAGAAGCTACTTCTTAATAATCTTCAATGGCTGGCAGCCATGAATATTCATTTTTATATGACTCATCTTGCCTGTTCTACTGTCAAAGATCATCCTTTGAATGATGTACAGTTGGGGAGATTAAAGGGCATTGTATCCCAATTGCCGACAGCACCTATCAGTCTTGCAGATTCGGGGGGGATTTTTATTGGGCCTGAGTATCATTTTGATCTTGTGCGTCCTGGGTTTGCTTTGTTTGGAATGAACCCTACACATCATGGCATGGATAAGAATCCTATGACACCTTGTGTTCGTTTTCGGGGCCGGATCATACAAGTCAAAGAAGGCGAAGTTGGTGATAGCGTTGGGTATGGTGCGACGCACGTGCTGGATCGGCCCAGTCGCTTGGCTGTTGTTGGAGCGGGGTACTCCAACGGATATTTGCGCTCTTTGAGCAATCAGGGAGTTTGCTTTTTAGAAAACTGGAAAGTTCCTGTTTTGGGGCGAGTTTCTATGGACTATATTGTTGTTGATGTAACGGATGTACCCGAATCCGTTGTCGCTGAAGGGCGATGGATTGATTTGGTAAATGCTGGAATGTCTTTGGACCACCTTGGAGCGCTTGCTCAAACTATCTCTCGAGAAATGTTGACGGGAATTGGAAAAGGGACACATAGGGTGTACGTATAA